The following proteins are encoded in a genomic region of Nicotiana sylvestris chromosome 4, ASM39365v2, whole genome shotgun sequence:
- the LOC138889767 gene encoding uncharacterized protein has product MEHYTPPLKVTKVLWEMPPQGWIKVNCDGASRGNPCRSSIGYALRDDEGNIKYACGKLIHDTTNNVAEALAFVEALKYYEEKGFAQVILQTDSLLLKNAIEGIWAIPWVIAEYVEDILHVMTRMHVNLSHIMREGNCLADHLANHAIDIGNIQAQCFQELDIKGRKIVNNDKLQCPYLRVKVARS; this is encoded by the coding sequence ATGGAACACTACACACCACCATTGAAGGTTACTAAAGTTCTATGGGAAATGCCACCACAAGGATGGATCAAAGTCAATTGTGATGGGGCATCGAGAGGAAATCCGTGCAGGAGCTCAATTGGATATGCACTTCGAGATGATGAAGGTAACATAAAGTATGCTTGTGGAAAGTTGATACATGACACTACAAATAATGTGGCAGAGGCTTTGGCATTTGTTGAAGCACTAAAATATTATGAAGAGAAAGGATTCGCGCAAGTTATTTTGCAAACTGACTCGCTCCTCTTGAAGAATGCCATAGAAGGAATTTGGGCTATACCTTGGGTAATTGCAGAATATGTAGAAGATATCCTACATGTAATGACTAGAATGCATGTGAATCTGTCACATATTATGAGAGAGGGGAATTGCTTGGCTGACCATTTAGCGAATCATGCGATCGACATAGGCAACATCCAAGCACAATGCTTTCAAGAACTGGATATAAAAGGCAGGAAAATTGTCAACAATGACAAATTACAATGTCCATACCTAAGAGTGAAAGTTGCAAGATCTTAA